One segment of Megachile rotundata isolate GNS110a chromosome 4, iyMegRotu1, whole genome shotgun sequence DNA contains the following:
- the LOC143264351 gene encoding uncharacterized protein LOC143264351, whose product MERRMYLLGFLGRLTLMMLNSMRIALNDNKKTQNILKSQVQVVSSAIRNFNESSRTLKVNENLLNENIKLVNVFASDTNLHLHQLKIESLIIQQIRFLSAFTYKVLHEYNENIEAINLGIHNIVSPFIIIPNDLCKELQQYSGDLELILEPKYENMWIFFKLLKLQIVLADEIIVYVLKFPLTKQSVFDLFDLISFPIQHGNTSLLSYIEPRSRYLLLSQSKTVYSTMHVLSDCEEYLEGKYLCTNIHVSKVLEEAACEIRLLAPSTMRIPDDCIVRTIKAEDEIWKYIGHNSWIYSLQKSTTVTILCGGDTDHMEDAIVYKNGIFQIQGQCKGYTSQYLLEPTKLLEKNITYIVPEINITEDDCCIPISEFHKTNPMVLKPIRLSSADQSDLRFANKKLEEIDKLLVDRAREPFMMTHTKWYIVAMYILGSFVFLVVCTNFCRWLSCWRIMQRIFCFMKSSNAERSLPAIKNYVNCTFDSEIRREYREASRDLIVYRSGGANIGATEEAAYLDEDIVEAEFNNLPSQSTRSFNQGIKYRRSTTPL is encoded by the coding sequence ATGGAGCGTCGTATGTATTTACTTGGATTTTTGGGACGCCTGACGCTGATGATGCTCAATTCTATGCGAATAGcattaaatgataataaaaaaacacaaaatatattaaaatcccAAGTTCAGGTAGTTTCTAGTGCGATACGGAATTTCAATGAATCCTCTCGGACACTTAAAGTTAATGAAAAccttttaaatgaaaatattaaattagtcaATGTGTTTGCTAGTGATACCAATTTGCATTTGCACCAGTTAAAAATTGAATCTTTAATTATCCAACAAATAAGGTTTTTGTCCGCCTTCACATATAAGGTATTACATGAATATAACGAAAATATAGAAGCCATTAATTTAGGCATTCATAATATAGTCTCACCCTTTATAATAATACCTAATGATTTATGTAAAGAATTGCAGCAATATAGCGGTGATCTCGAATTAATTTTAGAGCCGAAGTACGAAAACATGtggattttttttaaattattgaaattgcaaATAGTATTGGCCGATGAAATAATAGTTTATGTGTTAAAATTTCCACTGACCAAACAATCGGTATTCGATCTTTTCGATCTTATTTCGTTTCCAATTCAACATGGAAACACTTCTTTATTATCCTATATTGAACCCAGATCACGTTACCTTCTTCTATCCCAATCCAAAACCGTATATTCGACCATGCATGTATTGTCAGATTGCGAGGAGTATTTAGAAGGAAAGTACTTGTGCACCAACATCCATGTCAGCAAAGTACTGGAGGAAGCGGCTTGCGAGATTCGATTATTGGCTCCATCAACTATGCGAATCCCTGATGACTGCATTGTGCGAACAATAAAGGCTGAAgatgaaatttggaagtatatCGGTCATAATAGTTGGATTTATTCTCTACAGAAATCAACAACTGTTACTATTCTTTGTGGAGGGGATACAGACCACATGGAAGATGCCATTGTATATAAGAACGGTATATTTCAAATCCAAGGTCAATGCAAAGGTTATACGAGTCAATATCTTCTGGAACCAACGAAACTCTTGGAGAAGAATATTACTTATATTGTTCCTGAAATTAATATAACTGAAGATGATTGTTGTATTcctatttctgaatttcacaaAACTAATCCGATGGTGTTAAAACCAATCCGTCTATCAAGTGCAGATCAGTCTGATTTACGATTTGCGAACAAGAAGCTGgaagaaattgacaaattattggTAGATAGAGCAAGGGAACCGTTTATGATGACTCATACAAAATGGTATATTGTAGCAATGTATATCCTAGGAAGTTTTGTATTTTTGGTTGTCTGCACAAATTTCTGCCGTTGGTTGAGCTGTTGGAGAATTATGCAGCgaattttctgttttatgaAGAGTTCAAATGCTGAAAGATCATTACCAGCCATCAAGAATTACGTTAATTGTACCTTTGATTCTGAAATCCGAAGGGAATATCGAGAAGCTTCACGTGACCTCATAGTCTACAGGAGCGGAGGAGCTAACATAGGAGCTACCGAAGAGGCTGCATACCTGGACGAGGACATTGTAGAGGCTGAGTTTAACAATTTGCCGTCTCAATCAACTCGCAGTTTTAATCAAGGCATAAAATACCGAAGAAGTACGACACCGTTATAA